The proteins below come from a single Bombus pyrosoma isolate SC7728 linkage group LG10, ASM1482585v1, whole genome shotgun sequence genomic window:
- the LOC122572189 gene encoding uncharacterized protein LOC122572189 isoform X1, with amino-acid sequence MSHDNRNVSSIGKSLNFVTNKRLCPITSQQTSSTKMLIKNKRRGKWTNSSTAKYQHTINIPVQDEIIKIKEVESKEYAESIDNKSYEDIIDDDPITVLRKEIQDWRINELLTSRTEERLTGTPSEQRSYNYITSGETTKRQQSPNNVSKVSTTRVDFSATTKKPDVLEYLDLCTDPPLRLPASCHSRMQSQSACDCYCKTRVPIARQREEIRYAKSGIRGSRSSVRRTETARSARKVTLAAAKAVNDEQLDSKRSSATLSDSPVLSPETTAVLENVEKLVKDAQIQMKEISMSAKCGRLQKCTDVHPDEAAFDDENDQLLYIRERVAYKFQEANGWIDAGSSDHRPGREQRDAIKAKRAADLTAPKFQTSDDRYEEFSRRRKRYVQRFGLSSSCPAPEDDERRDEDRITRPPPEDTRRDDTRANAFSVRMGPSVNIKGDLVTQSLASIRISPDPSFVQESRNVATYVVRRDFHAKDGSPRKREKVVRIAEDDESRTKGKSKRASRKDRVESGDGSDAARVPGKSERVAAGRSCDSLAKDEKLDDKLDDKLDEKLDEKLDEKLGDVRETTTKDLESEGNLESTGRDDEVALKENFRETIEDISNDEPESEIIEEGTDDSAMKISARGNQKQVRFDERISKRKECPEEEIVEDRSPLRAKTHESRVESQSTEGADAICEENSKTPLTFVERLKSRRASNDQPERFKGSSRKLQTNDEQVPLSSKEMEEKHKTNKRRHKEVCEKRRTEEDERYKAIDKRFANIVQTYCNRDEKQSGNYAEDNVSSSSAIFTEDSEESDDLCNLYEPSMDELDQVLLSYDKIIESVVRSTKTIDRFLSRPELDEYRAQDTTRGKTDGKYTADLVAINSAKIATVETDGAENLSKQSTLADRFHARAKHNAVSKVKKNSTIRSEKFAKRNAAIEFENCEFDQSGEMEAEERRDRTKSTIEDRRLLTRNKAIANEERELDRIKRTKATTCLKSCVSTRNEDGSRRRYIAPKVSDKFTARIFATNSRTKDRPAPQRRTSNEETTGSSEDNSRNCETTTGTNEARDIFPRKTRLFRIVNDSSSLTASSIWPQSSSTDTKSANDTKMSQETWRSPTIKDESRDERATILRINALELKEGEVQRGNFDDTTLRNIVRPVVLKYVAADEKIEENLMALTLREETRFVEDKIKNMLKVNEIVPLMAKSLLESLRNDEASRGNLQLLVSGKSSIYNAVSNNIRMVEATKSDDESEKRDSQLERARIETNLNEEIIEKDISIKDKSERDDAVLNESIPNTEDRSSLKCNVDVSRNENSADKIDHDIGLAEDVKISGGIDNTKKDPEKNDENSISKNDANLRMEVSEKEDKRTSSNIIHESIGSKECHVAETLRNNLLRDIDERMNLHDNEAAVKDIKETSLKTNDDKDAKRDDPETWNKRLVTSNDTVSELRKEKSVELCSMENPGKNEQFDNNISQGLSSDSLRDCASLRSSLRNLSKTSSNNTKLSQEANELKQMETSNVIVDKISNINNSHFDSLFEKKNILSDVYDGMDKKFFSSTCLDANTNYSSLLNQRQRLSNGTSTISTIESNKTEISDTSHSEGELYVPSSGSYSLGEVRMLTKTRSDGENTDDFDNNVAVFVTKEMLTSWNESSKSLIQSMGEI; translated from the exons GAAGAAGCCTGACGTTTTAGAATACCTGGACCTGTGCACGGATCCACCTCTTCGTTTGCCCGCGTCTTGCCACTCGAGAATGCAGTCACAGTCGGCGTGCGATTGTTATTGCAAAACTCGCGTGCCGATAGCGCGACAAAGAGAGGAAATTCGATACGCCAAAAGCGGTATCAGAGGGTCAAGAAGCTCTGTTCGTCGAACAGAAACAGCGAGAAGCGCGAGAAAGGTTACATTAGCAGCGGCGAAAGCGGTCAACGATGAACAG CTCGATAGCAAGAGATCCAGCGCAACACTTTCGGATTCGCCGGTGCTTAGTCCGGAAACAACGGCCGTTCTcgaaaacgtagaaaaattgGTGAAGGACGCGCAGATCCAAATGAAGGAGATAAGTATGTCCGCTAAGTGCGGTCGCCTTCAAAAATGCACAGACGT ACATCCAGACGAGGCGGCGttcgacgatgaaaatgaTCAACTTTTGTACATCCGTGAGCGAGTGGCCTACAAGTTTCAAGAAGCGAACGGCTGGATCGACGCGGGGTCCAGCGATCATCGACCTGGTCGTGAGCAACGCGACGCGATCAAAGCCAAGAGGGCGGCCGATCTAACGGCGCCTAAATTTCAAACTTCCGACGACCGTTACGAGGAATTCTCGCGACGAAGGAAGCGGTACGTTCAAAGATTCGGACTTTCCTCTTCGTGTCCCGCGCCCGAAGACGACGAGCGCAGAGACGAAGATCGTATTACACGTCCTCCGCCAGAGGACACGCGGAGAGACGACACAAGGGCGAACGCGTTCTCGGTGCGGATGGGTCCTTCGGTGAATATCAAAGGAGACCTGGTCACCCAAAGCTTGGCAAGCATTCGCATCTCACCGGATCCGTCGTTCGTGCAAGAAAGTCGCAACGTCGCAACTTACGTGGTTCGTCGTGACTTTCACGCCAAGGACGGCTCTCcgaggaagagggagaaagtCGTAAGAATAGCGGAGGATGATGAAAGTAGGACGAAGGGGAAATCGAAGAGGGCGAGTCGGAAAGACCGTGTGGAAAGTGGCGATGGATCGGACGCGGCGCGCGTTCCTGGGAAGTCGGAAAGAGTTGCAGCAGGGAGATCCTGCGATAGTTTGGCGAAGGACGAAAAATTGGACGATAAATTGGACGATAAACTGGACGAAAAACTGGACGAAAAATTGGACGAAAAATTGGGAGATGTGCGCGAAACGACAACGAAGGATCTCGAGAGCGAGGGGAACCTGGAGTCGACGGGTCGCGACGACGAGGTCGCGTTGAAGGAGAATTTTAGAGAAACGATCGAGGACATTTCGAACGACGAACCCGAGAGTGAAATTATCGAGGAAGGGACGGACGATTCGGCGATGAAAATATCGGCGAGGGGCAACCAGAAGCAAGTGAGATTCGACGAGCGAATCTCGAAGAGGAAGGAATGCCCTGAAGAGGAAATAGTCGAGGATAGGAGTCCGCTGCGAGCGAAAACTCACGAAAGTCGCGTCGAGTCGCAAAGTACTGAAGGAGCAGATGCAATTTGCGAGGAGAATTCGAAAACACCGTTGACGTTCGTCGAACGTTTGAAAAGCCGACGAGCTTCGAACGATCAACCTGAACGATTCAAAGGCTCTTCGAGGAAACTTCAAACGAACGACGAGCAGGTTCCGTTATCGAGcaaggaaatggaagaaaagcaCAAGACCAATAAAAGAAGACACAAGGAGGTTTGCGAGAAGCGAAGAACGGAGGAGGATGAGCGCTATAAGGCGATAGATAAACGTTTCGCAAACATCGTTCAAACATATTGCAACAGAGACGAGAAACAGTCGGGAAATTACGCGGAGGACAACGTTTCTTCGTCGAGCGCGATCTTCACGGAAGATAGCGAGGAATCGGACGATCTTTGCAATTTATACGAACCTTCCATGGACGAGCTGGACCAGGTGTTGCTTTCGTACGATAAGATAATCGAGAGcgtcgttcgatcgacgaaaaCGATAGACAGGTTTCTTTCGCGACCGGAGCTCGACGAATATCGCGCGCAGGATACGACGAGAGGAAAAACCGACGGGAAATATACCGCTGATCTGGTTGCGATAAACAGCGCGAAGATCGCAACGGTGGAAACCGATGGAGCGGAAAATTTATCTAAACAGAGTACGCTGGCTGATCGGTTTCACGCACGCGCTAAACACAACGCGGTATCGAAAGTAAAGAAGAACTCGACGATTAGGTCGGAGAAATTTGCAAAGCGGAATGCAGcgattgaatttgaaaattgcgaATTTGATCAGAGTGGAGAGATGGAGGCGGAAGAACGTCGAGATCGGACGAAATCGACGATCGAAGATCGACGATTGCTAACGAGGAATAAAGCGATCGCGAACGAAGAACGGGAGCTTGATAGGATCAAACGAACGAAAGCTACAACGTGTTTAAAGTCGTGTGTATCGACGAGAAACGAGGATGGTTCGAGGAGAAGGTATATCGCGCCGAAAGTCTCGGACAAATTTACGGCGCGAATTTTCGCAACGAACTCGAGGACGAAGGATCGACCGGCCCCTCAGAGGAGAACGTCGAACGAAGAAACCACCGGCTCGAGCGAAGATAACAGCAGGAATTGCGAAACGACGACCGGTACCAACGAGGCGAGAGACATTTTTCCTCGTAAAACGCGTTTATTTCGAATCGTGAACGATAGCTCGAGCTTAACCGCCTCTTCGATTTGGCCGCAGTCCTCGAGTACGGACACGAAGAGCGCGAACGATACGAAAATGTCGCAAGAGACGTGGAGGTCGCCGACGATCAAAGACGAGTCTCGCGATGAGAGAGCGACGATTCTCAGGATAAACGCGCTGGAATTGAAGGAAGGAGAGGTTCAGAGAGGTAATTTCGATGACACGACGTTGCGGAATATCGTTCGCCCCGTTGTCTTAAAATATGTTGCAGCGGATGAGAAGATCGAGGAAAACTTGATGGCGCTCACTCTTCGAGAAGAAACGCGCTTcgtagaagataaaataaagaacatgCTGAAGGTAAACGAGATAGTGCCTTTGATGGCGAAGAGCTTGTTGGAGAGTTTGAGGAACGACGAGGCGAGTCGTGGAAACTTGCAGTTGCTAGTTTCTGGAAAATCGTCGATATACAACGCGGTTTCGAACAACATTCGTATGGTCGAGGCGACGAAATCGGATGACGAATCTGAGAAACGAGATTCGCAATTGGAACGTGCGCGGATTGAAACGAACTTGAATgaagaaattatcgaaaaagatatttcgataaaGGATAAATCTGAACGCGACGACGCTGTTCTTAACGAGTCGATTCCTAATACCGAGGATCGATCGTCTTTAAAATGTAACGTTGATGtatcgagaaacgaaaattctgCAGATAAAATAGACCACGATATCGGATTGGCGGAAGACGTTAAAATAAGCGGTGGAATTGATAATACGAAAAAGGATCCTGAAAAGAATGACGAGAATAGTATCTCGAAGAACGATGCAAACTTGCGGATGGAAGTAAGTGAGAAGGAAGATAAAAGAACTTCGTCTAATATTATTCACGAGTCAATCGGCAGCAAAGAATGCCACGTTGCTGAAactttaagaaataatttgctGCGGGATATCGATGAAAGAATGAATTTACACGACAACGAGGCTGCTGTAAAGGATATTAAGGAAACTTCGCTGAAAACGAACGATGACAAAGATGCGAAGCGTGATGACCCTGAAACATGGAATAAAAGATTAGTAACTTCGAACGATACGGTTAGTGAATTGAGGAAAGAGAAATCTGTAGAATTGTGTTCGATGGAAAATCCAGGGAAAAACGAAcagtttgataataatatttcgcaGGGTTTATCGTCTGATTCTTTGCGCGATTGCGCGTCTCTTCGATCTTCCTTGAGAAACCTTTCGAAAACTTCATCGAATAATACGAAACTTTCCCAGGAAGCGAATGAACTTAAGCAGATGGAAACGAGTAATGTGATTGTTGATAAAATAAGCAATATAAATAACTCACATTTCGATAGCTTATTcgagaaaaagaacattttatcCGATGTGTATGACGGAATGGACAAAAAGTTCTTCTCTTCTACGTGTCTTGATGCCAATACCAATTATTCAAGTTTGCTTAATCAACGGCAGAG GCTTTCGAATGGTACGTCTACGATATCTACGATAGAATCGAACAAG ACGGAAATTTCGGATACTTCACACTCCGAAGGGGAACTATACGTGCCAAGTTCCGGTTCATATTCTCTCGGAGAAGTTCGAATGTTGACAAAGACTCGATCAGATGGCGAAAACACCGATGATTTCGATAATAACGTCGCTGTTTTCGTTACGAAAGAGATGTTGACTTCTTGGAACGAATCTTCAAAG tctCTTATACAGAGCATgggagaaatttaa
- the LOC122572189 gene encoding uncharacterized protein LOC122572189 isoform X3, with amino-acid sequence MQSQSACDCYCKTRVPIARQREEIRYAKSGIRGSRSSVRRTETARSARKVTLAAAKAVNDEQLDSKRSSATLSDSPVLSPETTAVLENVEKLVKDAQIQMKEISMSAKCGRLQKCTDVHPDEAAFDDENDQLLYIRERVAYKFQEANGWIDAGSSDHRPGREQRDAIKAKRAADLTAPKFQTSDDRYEEFSRRRKRYVQRFGLSSSCPAPEDDERRDEDRITRPPPEDTRRDDTRANAFSVRMGPSVNIKGDLVTQSLASIRISPDPSFVQESRNVATYVVRRDFHAKDGSPRKREKVVRIAEDDESRTKGKSKRASRKDRVESGDGSDAARVPGKSERVAAGRSCDSLAKDEKLDDKLDDKLDEKLDEKLDEKLGDVRETTTKDLESEGNLESTGRDDEVALKENFRETIEDISNDEPESEIIEEGTDDSAMKISARGNQKQVRFDERISKRKECPEEEIVEDRSPLRAKTHESRVESQSTEGADAICEENSKTPLTFVERLKSRRASNDQPERFKGSSRKLQTNDEQVPLSSKEMEEKHKTNKRRHKEVCEKRRTEEDERYKAIDKRFANIVQTYCNRDEKQSGNYAEDNVSSSSAIFTEDSEESDDLCNLYEPSMDELDQVLLSYDKIIESVVRSTKTIDRFLSRPELDEYRAQDTTRGKTDGKYTADLVAINSAKIATVETDGAENLSKQSTLADRFHARAKHNAVSKVKKNSTIRSEKFAKRNAAIEFENCEFDQSGEMEAEERRDRTKSTIEDRRLLTRNKAIANEERELDRIKRTKATTCLKSCVSTRNEDGSRRRYIAPKVSDKFTARIFATNSRTKDRPAPQRRTSNEETTGSSEDNSRNCETTTGTNEARDIFPRKTRLFRIVNDSSSLTASSIWPQSSSTDTKSANDTKMSQETWRSPTIKDESRDERATILRINALELKEGEVQRGNFDDTTLRNIVRPVVLKYVAADEKIEENLMALTLREETRFVEDKIKNMLKVNEIVPLMAKSLLESLRNDEASRGNLQLLVSGKSSIYNAVSNNIRMVEATKSDDESEKRDSQLERARIETNLNEEIIEKDISIKDKSERDDAVLNESIPNTEDRSSLKCNVDVSRNENSADKIDHDIGLAEDVKISGGIDNTKKDPEKNDENSISKNDANLRMEVSEKEDKRTSSNIIHESIGSKECHVAETLRNNLLRDIDERMNLHDNEAAVKDIKETSLKTNDDKDAKRDDPETWNKRLVTSNDTVSELRKEKSVELCSMENPGKNEQFDNNISQGLSSDSLRDCASLRSSLRNLSKTSSNNTKLSQEANELKQMETSNVIVDKISNINNSHFDSLFEKKNILSDVYDGMDKKFFSSTCLDANTNYSSLLNQRQSFYRLSNGTSTISTIESNKTEISDTSHSEGELYVPSSGSYSLGEVRMLTKTRSDGENTDDFDNNVAVFVTKEMLTSWNESSKSLIQSMGEI; translated from the exons ATGCAGTCACAGTCGGCGTGCGATTGTTATTGCAAAACTCGCGTGCCGATAGCGCGACAAAGAGAGGAAATTCGATACGCCAAAAGCGGTATCAGAGGGTCAAGAAGCTCTGTTCGTCGAACAGAAACAGCGAGAAGCGCGAGAAAGGTTACATTAGCAGCGGCGAAAGCGGTCAACGATGAACAG CTCGATAGCAAGAGATCCAGCGCAACACTTTCGGATTCGCCGGTGCTTAGTCCGGAAACAACGGCCGTTCTcgaaaacgtagaaaaattgGTGAAGGACGCGCAGATCCAAATGAAGGAGATAAGTATGTCCGCTAAGTGCGGTCGCCTTCAAAAATGCACAGACGT ACATCCAGACGAGGCGGCGttcgacgatgaaaatgaTCAACTTTTGTACATCCGTGAGCGAGTGGCCTACAAGTTTCAAGAAGCGAACGGCTGGATCGACGCGGGGTCCAGCGATCATCGACCTGGTCGTGAGCAACGCGACGCGATCAAAGCCAAGAGGGCGGCCGATCTAACGGCGCCTAAATTTCAAACTTCCGACGACCGTTACGAGGAATTCTCGCGACGAAGGAAGCGGTACGTTCAAAGATTCGGACTTTCCTCTTCGTGTCCCGCGCCCGAAGACGACGAGCGCAGAGACGAAGATCGTATTACACGTCCTCCGCCAGAGGACACGCGGAGAGACGACACAAGGGCGAACGCGTTCTCGGTGCGGATGGGTCCTTCGGTGAATATCAAAGGAGACCTGGTCACCCAAAGCTTGGCAAGCATTCGCATCTCACCGGATCCGTCGTTCGTGCAAGAAAGTCGCAACGTCGCAACTTACGTGGTTCGTCGTGACTTTCACGCCAAGGACGGCTCTCcgaggaagagggagaaagtCGTAAGAATAGCGGAGGATGATGAAAGTAGGACGAAGGGGAAATCGAAGAGGGCGAGTCGGAAAGACCGTGTGGAAAGTGGCGATGGATCGGACGCGGCGCGCGTTCCTGGGAAGTCGGAAAGAGTTGCAGCAGGGAGATCCTGCGATAGTTTGGCGAAGGACGAAAAATTGGACGATAAATTGGACGATAAACTGGACGAAAAACTGGACGAAAAATTGGACGAAAAATTGGGAGATGTGCGCGAAACGACAACGAAGGATCTCGAGAGCGAGGGGAACCTGGAGTCGACGGGTCGCGACGACGAGGTCGCGTTGAAGGAGAATTTTAGAGAAACGATCGAGGACATTTCGAACGACGAACCCGAGAGTGAAATTATCGAGGAAGGGACGGACGATTCGGCGATGAAAATATCGGCGAGGGGCAACCAGAAGCAAGTGAGATTCGACGAGCGAATCTCGAAGAGGAAGGAATGCCCTGAAGAGGAAATAGTCGAGGATAGGAGTCCGCTGCGAGCGAAAACTCACGAAAGTCGCGTCGAGTCGCAAAGTACTGAAGGAGCAGATGCAATTTGCGAGGAGAATTCGAAAACACCGTTGACGTTCGTCGAACGTTTGAAAAGCCGACGAGCTTCGAACGATCAACCTGAACGATTCAAAGGCTCTTCGAGGAAACTTCAAACGAACGACGAGCAGGTTCCGTTATCGAGcaaggaaatggaagaaaagcaCAAGACCAATAAAAGAAGACACAAGGAGGTTTGCGAGAAGCGAAGAACGGAGGAGGATGAGCGCTATAAGGCGATAGATAAACGTTTCGCAAACATCGTTCAAACATATTGCAACAGAGACGAGAAACAGTCGGGAAATTACGCGGAGGACAACGTTTCTTCGTCGAGCGCGATCTTCACGGAAGATAGCGAGGAATCGGACGATCTTTGCAATTTATACGAACCTTCCATGGACGAGCTGGACCAGGTGTTGCTTTCGTACGATAAGATAATCGAGAGcgtcgttcgatcgacgaaaaCGATAGACAGGTTTCTTTCGCGACCGGAGCTCGACGAATATCGCGCGCAGGATACGACGAGAGGAAAAACCGACGGGAAATATACCGCTGATCTGGTTGCGATAAACAGCGCGAAGATCGCAACGGTGGAAACCGATGGAGCGGAAAATTTATCTAAACAGAGTACGCTGGCTGATCGGTTTCACGCACGCGCTAAACACAACGCGGTATCGAAAGTAAAGAAGAACTCGACGATTAGGTCGGAGAAATTTGCAAAGCGGAATGCAGcgattgaatttgaaaattgcgaATTTGATCAGAGTGGAGAGATGGAGGCGGAAGAACGTCGAGATCGGACGAAATCGACGATCGAAGATCGACGATTGCTAACGAGGAATAAAGCGATCGCGAACGAAGAACGGGAGCTTGATAGGATCAAACGAACGAAAGCTACAACGTGTTTAAAGTCGTGTGTATCGACGAGAAACGAGGATGGTTCGAGGAGAAGGTATATCGCGCCGAAAGTCTCGGACAAATTTACGGCGCGAATTTTCGCAACGAACTCGAGGACGAAGGATCGACCGGCCCCTCAGAGGAGAACGTCGAACGAAGAAACCACCGGCTCGAGCGAAGATAACAGCAGGAATTGCGAAACGACGACCGGTACCAACGAGGCGAGAGACATTTTTCCTCGTAAAACGCGTTTATTTCGAATCGTGAACGATAGCTCGAGCTTAACCGCCTCTTCGATTTGGCCGCAGTCCTCGAGTACGGACACGAAGAGCGCGAACGATACGAAAATGTCGCAAGAGACGTGGAGGTCGCCGACGATCAAAGACGAGTCTCGCGATGAGAGAGCGACGATTCTCAGGATAAACGCGCTGGAATTGAAGGAAGGAGAGGTTCAGAGAGGTAATTTCGATGACACGACGTTGCGGAATATCGTTCGCCCCGTTGTCTTAAAATATGTTGCAGCGGATGAGAAGATCGAGGAAAACTTGATGGCGCTCACTCTTCGAGAAGAAACGCGCTTcgtagaagataaaataaagaacatgCTGAAGGTAAACGAGATAGTGCCTTTGATGGCGAAGAGCTTGTTGGAGAGTTTGAGGAACGACGAGGCGAGTCGTGGAAACTTGCAGTTGCTAGTTTCTGGAAAATCGTCGATATACAACGCGGTTTCGAACAACATTCGTATGGTCGAGGCGACGAAATCGGATGACGAATCTGAGAAACGAGATTCGCAATTGGAACGTGCGCGGATTGAAACGAACTTGAATgaagaaattatcgaaaaagatatttcgataaaGGATAAATCTGAACGCGACGACGCTGTTCTTAACGAGTCGATTCCTAATACCGAGGATCGATCGTCTTTAAAATGTAACGTTGATGtatcgagaaacgaaaattctgCAGATAAAATAGACCACGATATCGGATTGGCGGAAGACGTTAAAATAAGCGGTGGAATTGATAATACGAAAAAGGATCCTGAAAAGAATGACGAGAATAGTATCTCGAAGAACGATGCAAACTTGCGGATGGAAGTAAGTGAGAAGGAAGATAAAAGAACTTCGTCTAATATTATTCACGAGTCAATCGGCAGCAAAGAATGCCACGTTGCTGAAactttaagaaataatttgctGCGGGATATCGATGAAAGAATGAATTTACACGACAACGAGGCTGCTGTAAAGGATATTAAGGAAACTTCGCTGAAAACGAACGATGACAAAGATGCGAAGCGTGATGACCCTGAAACATGGAATAAAAGATTAGTAACTTCGAACGATACGGTTAGTGAATTGAGGAAAGAGAAATCTGTAGAATTGTGTTCGATGGAAAATCCAGGGAAAAACGAAcagtttgataataatatttcgcaGGGTTTATCGTCTGATTCTTTGCGCGATTGCGCGTCTCTTCGATCTTCCTTGAGAAACCTTTCGAAAACTTCATCGAATAATACGAAACTTTCCCAGGAAGCGAATGAACTTAAGCAGATGGAAACGAGTAATGTGATTGTTGATAAAATAAGCAATATAAATAACTCACATTTCGATAGCTTATTcgagaaaaagaacattttatcCGATGTGTATGACGGAATGGACAAAAAGTTCTTCTCTTCTACGTGTCTTGATGCCAATACCAATTATTCAAGTTTGCTTAATCAACGGCAGAG tttttacaGGCTTTCGAATGGTACGTCTACGATATCTACGATAGAATCGAACAAG ACGGAAATTTCGGATACTTCACACTCCGAAGGGGAACTATACGTGCCAAGTTCCGGTTCATATTCTCTCGGAGAAGTTCGAATGTTGACAAAGACTCGATCAGATGGCGAAAACACCGATGATTTCGATAATAACGTCGCTGTTTTCGTTACGAAAGAGATGTTGACTTCTTGGAACGAATCTTCAAAG tctCTTATACAGAGCATgggagaaatttaa